Part of the Deinococcota bacterium genome is shown below.
CAAAAAGTGCTCGCGCTGCGCGGGCGGCAGCTCGTAGGCGAGCGCCTCCAGGGCCGAGCGGATGGTCGTCACCGGCGTGCGCAGTTCGTGCGAGAGGACGGCTAGCAGCTCGCGGGCCTCCTCCTGGGCACGGCGCAGCTCGCTCACGTCCTGGAGCGCGAGCCCCGCCGGGATGGGCCGGACCAGCAGCCTGCGGCCGCGCGTCTCGAGCTCGGCGGCCACGCCCTCTAAGTAGGCGCGCTCGAGCCGGTGGTCGCGCAAGACGGCGATGAGGGGAAGGTTTCTGGCCCCTTCGGGCGCGACCTCGAGGAGGCGCCCGGCCTCGCGGTTGATAAAGCCTACCCGGCCGCCGCGGATGATTACCACGCCCTCGCTCAGGGTGTCGAGAAGCGCGACATCAGGGTCGGTCATGCCTCGATTGTACGGCTCCAGGCTGTGCGGGCCCAGACTGTCCAGACTGTATTGTCCCAGACTGTACGGCTCCAGACTGTGCGGGCCCAGATGGTATGGCCGCCGTTACGGCTAACCCTCACGCGCGGGCGGAATCCGGTAGCCCCGGCCCCTGACCGTCTCGATGCGGCTCCCGCCGAGCAGCGCCCGGAGCTGCGCCACGTGCTGGTCCACGGTGCGCTCGGTGCCCAGGAAGTCCTCACCCCAGACGCGGTCCAAGAGCTCGCTGCGGCTGAAGACCCGGCCCGGGTGCGCCGCCAAATAGGCGATCAGCTCGAACTCGCGCCGGGTGAGCTGCAGGCGCCGGCCGGCCAGGGTGACCAGCCCCTGGGCCACGTCGATCCTGAGGTCGCCGAGCTCGAGTTGCGTGTCCGCGCCCGCGCGGCGCAGGAGCGCGCGCAGCCGGGCGACGAGCTCGGCGGCGCTGAAGGGCTTGACGAGATAGTCGTCGGCACCGCTTTCCAGGCCCTGCACCTTGTCCATCTCGGTGGCGCGCGCCGTCAGCATGAGCACCGGCAGCTTGTGGTAGCGCCCTTCGCGGCGCAGCCGCCTGAGCCAGTCCACGCCCGGCTCGTCAGGGAGCATCCAGTCGAGGACCACCGCGTCGGCCTCGGGCAGCAGCGTCCAGCCCTCGGCGGCCCGCTCGGCCTCGAGGACGCGAAAACCCGCCCGCCCCAGGTGAAAGGCGATGAGCTCGCGCACCACCCCCTCGTCCTCCACGACCAGAACGCGACTCACGGCTCAGTCTCCCAAAGCGCCATAAAGACGATTCTAGCGTCCCCTCTGTCATGGCAAGGTCAGCCAAAGGCAGGGCTGGCTTCTGAGGATTAGGGTCTTGACTTTCCCCAACCCCTAACCCCCGCCTCCTGACGCGCCCCTGACACGCCCGCTCCATACTGGCGAGACTATGCTACTGTCAGAGCCGATGAACGCCCTCGAGCAGAAGCTTCAGGAGCTGAGCGGCGCGGTGGTGCGCATGCTCAGCTTCGTCCGCGAGAGCACCTACCTCGCCCGGCGGGCCCTCCTGGACGGCGACGCCGAGGCGGCCCTGCGCTGCGCCGAAAACGACCGGCGCATCGACGCCCTGCAAGCGCAGCTCGAGCAGACCATCCTCACCATCATCGCCCGCCGCCAGCCCGCCGCCGGCGATCTGCGCTTTTTGGGCGCCATGTACCGCGCCCTGGCCGACATCGAGCGCGCCGGCGACTACGCCGAGCACGTCGCCCGCACCGGCGCTGAGCTCGCCTTTGAGACCCCGCTCAAAAAGTACCTGGACCTGGCGCGCATCTTCGACATCCTGACCGGCATGATCGAGGCGACCATCAAGGCCCTGGCCGAGTCGAGCGCCGAGGACGCCCGCGCCGCGCTTGCCATGGACGACGAGATCGACGAGCTCTACGAGCAGGTGCAGCGCGAACTCCTCACCTACATGATGGAGGACCCGCAGACCATCGGCAAGGCGACCAAGCTCCTAAACGTCGGCCGCTACTTAGAGCGCTTGGGCGACCACCTCGAGAATGTCAACGAGCACATCATCTTTTGGTTGACGGGGGAGCGGCTCTAGGGCAGGGCCGAGGGCTGAGCCTAGAGAACTGGGTTTAAGGACTGGATTTAAGGATTGGCTTAAAGGCCAAACTTCGCCCCAGGTCTGGCAAACTGTCCAGCTCCGATTATGCGAGATTTTATGCGAGATTTTTCTCGGCTCCCGGTCCTCAGCCTCCGGTCCTCCGCCGGTGCTAGGCTTGGCTTGTGTACGGCCCGCGCTATGACGAGCTCGAGGATGGTAGCGGCTTCGAAGAGGCCTTGGCAGAAGAGGCCTTGGCAGAGCGGGACAAGTCGCCCCGCTACCGGCGCGCGCTGCTCCTCGCCCTGCTGCTCTGCTGCTTGCTCCTCTTGGGCATGGGCATGGACGGCGCCGCGCGCGAGGCGGGCACGTCGCTGCGCGGCGCCGTGGGGACGACGCTGCAGAGCTACCGCCGAGACTTCGTCAACTGGCGGCTCGGCCCGGTCCGGGTGGGCCTGCAGATCGGCCATCTGCGCGCGAGCGAGCAGCCCGACGAGCTCGCCGCCCTCAGGCTGAACACCGGCGCCTACGCGGGCGGGGTCAGCGAGGTGGGCGTCAACCTGGCCGTGGCCGAGAGGCTCAAGGCCAAGCTCGAGGCGCGCGGGCTAGCGGTGGACCTCTTGCCGGCCACGGTGCCGCCCGGCTACCGCGCCGACCTCTTCGTCGCGCTGCACGCCGACAGCGCCTACGACCCGGCGCGGCGCGGCTACAAGTCGGCCCACTTCGTGCCCGCGCGCAACCCGCTCGAGCCCGTCCTCAAGGGCTTTATCGACGCGGCCTACCACGGCCGCCTCGGCTTTCCCGACGACCACCACAACGTCACCCGCAACATGCTGCACTATTACGCCCTCAACCATCGCCGCTACCGCCACAGCGTCAGCCCGCGCACGCCCGGCGTCATCGTCGAACTCGGCTACCTCAGCCATCCCGGCGAACGCCAGGTGCTCTTGGCGGCCACGCGCCCGGCCGAGGCGCTGGCAGTAGGCATTCTCGGCTACCTCGAGAGCCAGGGCCGGCTGCGGAGCGACTAGTGCGGACGCTCAGGACCTTCATCGCCGCCGAGTTGCCGGTCGAAATAGAGGCTCGCCTCACCTTATGGGCGGAATTTGCCGGGCGACGAACCTGCTATGCTCTGGGCATGAAAGACATCACCCGCGTGCTCCATCCAGGCCACCCCGTCTGGCCCGGCGATACCACCTTTGCCCTCGAGCAGTCCGCTACCCTGGGCGAGGGCTCGAGCGTCAACATCATGAAGCTGACGTCCACCACCCACCTGGGCACGCACGTAGACGCGCCCTTTCACTACCTCGCGGACGGCCCCAGGTTGGCGGCGGTGCCGCTGGAACTCCTCGTCGGCGAGGCCGAGGTCATCGACGCTCGCGGCTATCACCCCGTCAGCCCTGACGTCCTGGCGGGTCACGGTGCGCTGCCCGAGCGGGTGCTCTTCTATACGGGCCAGCCGGAGCGCTGGGAAGCGTTTCCCGAAGACTTCGCCCCGCTCAGCCCCGAACTCGTCGACGCGCTGGCGGCGCGCGGCGTGCGGCTGGTGGGCACCGACGCGCCCAGCATGGACGCCTTTGCTTCCAAGGAGCTGCCGGTCCACGCGGCCTTTGCCAGGCACGACATGATAATCATCGAGGGTCTCAATCTGGCCCACGTGGCGTTGGGCCGCTTTGAGCTCATCTGCCTGCCGCTCAGCCTGCCTCACGCCGACGCCTCCCCCGTTCGGGCGGTCTTGCGGTGAAGCGCGACGCCTTTGCCATGCCCAAGGGCATCTACTTAGACGGCAACTCGCTCGGCCCCATGCCGCACCTGGCGCGCGCGGCCGTCGAGCGCCGCCTCAGGCAGTGGGCGCAGGAGGGCGTGAACGCCTGGGAGGACTGGTTCGACCTGGCTGAACGCCTCTCCCCCGCGCTGGCGAGGCTGGTCGGCGCCAGCGCGAGCGAGGTCGTCGCCACCGGGAGCATCACCGCCAACCTGCACGCGCTGCTGGCTACCTTCTACCGGCCAGACGGTGAACGGCGCAACCTGCTCGCCACCGAGCTCGACTTTCCCAGCGATCTCTACGCGCTTCGGGCCTGGGCCGAGCGGCTGGGCGGCGAGCTCAGGTTGGTGCCGTCGCGTGACGGGCACAGCCTCGAGACCCGAGACATCCTCGCCAACCTGACGCCCGACATTGCCCTGGCCTGGCTGCCGACGGTCCTCTACCGCAGCGGCCAGCGCCTGGACGTGCGCGCCATCACCGCCGCGGCGGGGGCGCGGGGGATTCTCAGCGGCTGGGACGCCGCCCACTCGGTCGGCGCCATGCCCCACCGTTTTCACGACGACGGCGTGGACTTCGCGGTGTGGTGCCATTACAAGTACGTCAATGCCGGCCCCGGCGCGCCCGCCGGGCTCTTCGTCCACGACAAGCACACGGGCGTCCGCCCCGGCCTGCCCGGCTGGTGGGGACACGACAAGGCGAGCCAGTTCGAGATGAGCTCCGACTTTCGCCCTGCCGAGGGCGCGGGCGCTTTTCAGATCGGCACCCCCAGCATCCTGGCGACGGCGGCCTTGGAGGGCGCGCTCGAGGTCTTCGAGAACTGCAGCCTGGAGGCTATCCGCGCTCGCTCGCTCGAGCTCACCGACGTACTCATCGCGCTCGTAGACGAGCAACTGCCAGAAGTCAGCGTCCGCACGCCGCGCCAGCACGAGGCGCGCGGCGGACACGTAGCGCTCGAGTGCAGGAGCGCGCGGCGCATCAGCCTGGCCCTGCGCGAGCGCAACATCACCGCCGACTTCCGGCCACCCAACCTCTTGCGCCTGACCCCCGTCGCCCTCTACAACACCGAGGCCGAGCTCGAGGAGGCCGTCACCGTCCTGCGCGAGCTGCTCACCGCGAGCGCGCGCCGCGAGGCGACGAACAGCCCCGGCAAGGACGCGCCGCCCAGGGTCACGTAAGGGTCACTTGAGGGCTGAGCCTCAATGTTGTCCGTCCTCCCGCCTTAGAGTGAGGCGTGGACGAGGCGGAGCTTTACGGTATTGTCGGTACAGGCCTGCTGGTCCCTCAGACCCGCAAAGGCGAGCTCGTCTTGCGCGGTGACTGGCAGGCTGGCGGCCCGGTCGTGGCGCGTGACCTGCAGCGCCTGCGCGACGCCTTTTACGGCGGCAGGGCCATCCCCTTCTCGGGTCTTGTCCAGGACGGCGACGGCGGCAAGCAGGCGGTCGCCCTCGAGGTCTGTATCCTGGCGCTCGACTTAGGCGAGCCGCTCAGCGCCAGTCTCGAGTCCGCCAAAGCCACGCCCGCGCCTTGATCGCGCCTGATCTTGGACCCTGCTTGACCTTAGAGCTTCTCGTACTGCTCGACCCCCAGGACGAAGACGACCGCGCCGCCGACGGTGACCTCGAGCGGCTGGCCCAGGTAGCCCTCCTGCATGTCGGCCAGGGGCGGGTTGGGCGTCATCGCCTTGACGCGCTCGCGACAGGTCTCGTGGATGATACGCTTGACGCGCTCGACCTCATGGTCCTCGACGCCGACGAGCAAGGTGGTGTTGCCTTCGCGGAGAAAGCCCCCCGTCGAGGCCAGCTTGGTGGCCCCGAAGCCGCTCGAGACGAGCGCCTTTTGCAGGGACTGAGCGTCCGCGTCCTGGATGATCGTGAGCAAGAGTTTCATTTCGCAGTCTAGCATACCGCCCCGCCCTCGAGGGCAACATCCGCCCCTGGGCTGGCCGTGAAGCTAGGGAAACCAGGAGTAGACCCAGTCCTCGTCGAGATAGAAGGACACCTCGACCTCGCCGAACACGGTGATGCTGGTCTGCACCGTATCGCCCGGCCTGACGTCCTGTTCAAAGGCGGTGCGCTGGCCCTCGTCGTCGTCCACGACGATGCGAAAGCGGTAGGTCCGGTTGGTCAGGGTATCCAAGATGGGATAGCTGATGGGGATGACGCGGCCCAACCCCTCGACAGCGGGCTCAGCTGAGGCCGGGGAGGCAGCCGGGAAGGGGACGGTGGTGGTCAGCCGCGACGGGTCAAAGCCGCCCTGCAGGGCGGCTCCGTCCTGCCAGCGCAGGCTGTCCGGCAGGAGCAGGTCGTCGAACGCGGCCTCATCCGCCTCCGACACGCCGCTGCGGTTGACGACCAGGACGACGGGGCTGCCCTGCACCGTCCAGCCCGAGGGACGCACGTCGACGACACCGGCGGGCTGCTCGGGGTCGTTCTCTTCGCTGATCCAGGCCGGCGTCAGGCCGAGCTGGCGCAGGCGCAGTTGGGCGCGCGAGAGGCTCATCCCGGAGAGGTCGGGAATCTCGACCACGCGCTCGTCCGCCAAGTTGTAATAGATGGTGACGGGCTGCGTGTCGAGGACCACCTGGCCCGGCTCCGGCGACTGCGCCCGCACCGCGTCGATCCCCGAGCGGCTTACCGTCGAGACGACCGCCTCGATGTTGTAAAAGCCCGCGCTCTCGAGCTGGCGCCGCGCGTCGGCGACCGACAGGCCGATCACCCGCGGCACCTGGCGCTGGCTCGCCTGAAAGCCGCGGCTCACCGCGACGTCCACGGCCGTCCCGGCCTGCACGCTCGCCCCGGCCGGAGGCTCGTGAGCGACGATCTGACCGATGGGCGCCGTACTGTAGACGTAGCTCGCCTGGCCGAGGCCGAGCCCGGCCGCCTCGAGCGCGCGCGCCGCCCCCTGCTGCGCCGTGCCCACGAGATCGGGCACGGCGAGGTTCTCGCGCGGCAGGTTGACCGCTAGGCTGACCGAGCGCCCCTGCCGGACCAGGCTGCCGGGCTCGGGGTTTTGCGCGATCACGCTGCTGAGCGGCAGGTCGGGCGAATGCTGGATATAAGGACGCGCCTCGAGCCCCGCCTGCTCGAGGCTGAGGGTGGCGGCGTCGATGTTGTGGCCGACGAGGTCGGGCACCCGGATCTCCTCGGTGTTCAAATAGCGCAGGCCGTAAAGGAGCAGGGCCACCGCGGTGACGACCAGAAACAGGAGCGCTAGGACCAGCCGGAGGACGGGCATGCCCGCGCCCGGCGGGCGGCGCTGCCGGACTCTTTGCGGGGCACGAGCGCGCGTTGCCATACAGGCCAGAGTCTAACACGACAGGGCAAGGAAAGGGTCGGGACAGAGCGGCACAAGCCGGCTGCTGATCCTTTCCTTCTGGCTCCTGACCTCCGGCTCCTGTATCCTGAGCTTATGACCTCCCAGCCCGCCAGGGGCCCACTCAAACTGAGGGACTACCTCAACTCCGGACTGCAGGGCTCCGGGGGTGAGCTGAGCGCGCTGGCCAGGCTCGAGGCGGCGGGCCTCTCCGTCGCGCCGACGCGCATCATCAGCGCCGAGGAGGAGGAGCGCTTCTACCGGCTCAACAACCTGCCCCAGCGGCTGAACGCGCTCTTCGCCGGGCTCGACCTGAACGACCCCGACGAGGACGACCTCGAGGACATCGCGCCGGAGGCTCAACGGCTCATCAAGACGCATTACCTGCTCGACGAGTTCATCGACCTCTTCTATCTGGCTCTGGGGGAGCTGCCGGAGCGCCTGCTCCTGCGCCGGCCCGCCGAGGCGGAGGGCCCCCGGGCCGGCCGCGGCCGGCCGGCGCTCATCGCGCTCAAAAACCTGTGGGCTAGCGAGTGGGGCACGGACGCCGTCATGGCGCGGCTCGTGGCGGAGGCTTCGGTCGTGCTCGAGCCGCGCCCCGTGCTCATCCAGCCGGCCGGGAGCCGGGCCGCCCCGGCCGAGCTCGCCGCGCGGGCCGCCGAGATTCTGGAGCGGGAGGTCAGGCTCTTGCGGCACCCTGGGCTCGGCATCACCCACGCGCTCCCCGGCTGATGGAACCGCGCTAGTGGACTCGCACGTCCACACCCCGCTCTGCCGCCACGCCTCGGGCAGTCCCCGCGCCTACCTCGAGCAGGCCCTGAGGCTCGGCCACCGGAGCC
Proteins encoded:
- a CDS encoding response regulator transcription factor, with protein sequence MSRVLVVEDEGVVRELIAFHLGRAGFRVLEAERAAEGWTLLPEADAVVLDWMLPDEPGVDWLRRLRREGRYHKLPVLMLTARATEMDKVQGLESGADDYLVKPFSAAELVARLRALLRRAGADTQLELGDLRIDVAQGLVTLAGRRLQLTRREFELIAYLAAHPGRVFSRSELLDRVWGEDFLGTERTVDQHVAQLRALLGGSRIETVRGRGYRIPPAREG
- the phoU gene encoding phosphate signaling complex protein PhoU; the protein is MNALEQKLQELSGAVVRMLSFVRESTYLARRALLDGDAEAALRCAENDRRIDALQAQLEQTILTIIARRQPAAGDLRFLGAMYRALADIERAGDYAEHVARTGAELAFETPLKKYLDLARIFDILTGMIEATIKALAESSAEDARAALAMDDEIDELYEQVQRELLTYMMEDPQTIGKATKLLNVGRYLERLGDHLENVNEHIIFWLTGERL
- a CDS encoding N-acetylmuramoyl-L-alanine amidase, with protein sequence MYGPRYDELEDGSGFEEALAEEALAERDKSPRYRRALLLALLLCCLLLLGMGMDGAAREAGTSLRGAVGTTLQSYRRDFVNWRLGPVRVGLQIGHLRASEQPDELAALRLNTGAYAGGVSEVGVNLAVAERLKAKLEARGLAVDLLPATVPPGYRADLFVALHADSAYDPARRGYKSAHFVPARNPLEPVLKGFIDAAYHGRLGFPDDHHNVTRNMLHYYALNHRRYRHSVSPRTPGVIVELGYLSHPGERQVLLAATRPAEALAVGILGYLESQGRLRSD
- a CDS encoding cyclase family protein, whose amino-acid sequence is MKDITRVLHPGHPVWPGDTTFALEQSATLGEGSSVNIMKLTSTTHLGTHVDAPFHYLADGPRLAAVPLELLVGEAEVIDARGYHPVSPDVLAGHGALPERVLFYTGQPERWEAFPEDFAPLSPELVDALAARGVRLVGTDAPSMDAFASKELPVHAAFARHDMIIIEGLNLAHVALGRFELICLPLSLPHADASPVRAVLR
- the kynU gene encoding kynureninase; translation: MKRDAFAMPKGIYLDGNSLGPMPHLARAAVERRLRQWAQEGVNAWEDWFDLAERLSPALARLVGASASEVVATGSITANLHALLATFYRPDGERRNLLATELDFPSDLYALRAWAERLGGELRLVPSRDGHSLETRDILANLTPDIALAWLPTVLYRSGQRLDVRAITAAAGARGILSGWDAAHSVGAMPHRFHDDGVDFAVWCHYKYVNAGPGAPAGLFVHDKHTGVRPGLPGWWGHDKASQFEMSSDFRPAEGAGAFQIGTPSILATAALEGALEVFENCSLEAIRARSLELTDVLIALVDEQLPEVSVRTPRQHEARGGHVALECRSARRISLALRERNITADFRPPNLLRLTPVALYNTEAELEEAVTVLRELLTASARREATNSPGKDAPPRVT
- a CDS encoding cyclic-di-AMP receptor translates to MKLLLTIIQDADAQSLQKALVSSGFGATKLASTGGFLREGNTTLLVGVEDHEVERVKRIIHETCRERVKAMTPNPPLADMQEGYLGQPLEVTVGGAVVFVLGVEQYEKL
- a CDS encoding PASTA domain-containing protein, coding for MATRARAPQRVRQRRPPGAGMPVLRLVLALLFLVVTAVALLLYGLRYLNTEEIRVPDLVGHNIDAATLSLEQAGLEARPYIQHSPDLPLSSVIAQNPEPGSLVRQGRSVSLAVNLPRENLAVPDLVGTAQQGAARALEAAGLGLGQASYVYSTAPIGQIVAHEPPAGASVQAGTAVDVAVSRGFQASQRQVPRVIGLSVADARRQLESAGFYNIEAVVSTVSRSGIDAVRAQSPEPGQVVLDTQPVTIYYNLADERVVEIPDLSGMSLSRAQLRLRQLGLTPAWISEENDPEQPAGVVDVRPSGWTVQGSPVVLVVNRSGVSEADEAAFDDLLLPDSLRWQDGAALQGGFDPSRLTTTVPFPAASPASAEPAVEGLGRVIPISYPILDTLTNRTYRFRIVVDDDEGQRTAFEQDVRPGDTVQTSITVFGEVEVSFYLDEDWVYSWFP